A single Streptomyces sannanensis DNA region contains:
- a CDS encoding pitrilysin family protein, which produces MGHTATAQAGSGGLTATEHRLANGLRVVLSEDHLTPVAAVCLWYDVGSRHEVKGRTGLAHLFEHLMFQGSAQVKGNGHFELVQGAGGSLNGTTSFERTNYFETMPAHQLELALWLEADRMGSLLAALDDESMENQRDVVKNERRQRYDNVPYGTAFERLTALAYPEGHPYHHTPIGSMADLDAATLEDAREFFRTYYAPNNAVLSVVGDIDPQRTLAWIEKYFGSIPSHDGKKPPRDGSLPDVIGEELRQVVEEEVPARALMGAYRLPHDGTRECDAADVALTVLGGGESSRLHNRLVRRDRSAVAAGFGLLRLAGAPSLGWLDVKTSAGVEVPDIERAVDEELARFADEGPTPEEMERAQAQLEREWLDRLGTVAGRADELCRYAVLFGDPLLAFTAVQRILSVTAEEVKAVAQNRLRPDNRAVLVYEPTGSKVSAADEDNDDAEGADQ; this is translated from the coding sequence ATGGGTCACACGGCCACAGCCCAGGCCGGTTCCGGCGGCCTGACAGCGACCGAGCACCGGCTGGCCAACGGCCTGCGCGTGGTGCTCTCCGAGGACCACCTGACCCCCGTCGCCGCGGTCTGCCTCTGGTACGACGTCGGCTCGCGTCACGAGGTCAAGGGCCGTACCGGTCTGGCTCACCTCTTCGAGCACCTGATGTTCCAGGGCTCGGCGCAGGTGAAGGGCAACGGTCACTTCGAGCTGGTGCAGGGCGCGGGCGGCTCGCTCAACGGCACCACCAGCTTCGAGCGCACCAACTACTTCGAAACCATGCCCGCCCACCAGCTCGAGCTGGCTCTGTGGCTGGAAGCCGACCGGATGGGCTCGCTGCTCGCCGCGCTCGACGACGAGTCCATGGAGAACCAGCGCGACGTCGTCAAGAACGAGCGCCGCCAGCGCTACGACAACGTTCCGTACGGCACCGCCTTCGAGCGGCTGACCGCCCTCGCCTACCCCGAAGGCCACCCGTACCACCACACGCCGATCGGCTCGATGGCAGACCTGGACGCCGCGACCCTCGAGGACGCGCGCGAGTTCTTCCGTACGTACTACGCGCCGAACAATGCCGTCCTGTCGGTCGTCGGCGACATCGACCCGCAGCGCACGCTCGCCTGGATCGAGAAGTACTTCGGCTCCATCCCCTCGCACGACGGCAAGAAGCCGCCGCGTGACGGTTCGCTCCCCGATGTGATCGGCGAGGAGCTGCGCCAGGTCGTCGAGGAGGAGGTCCCGGCCCGCGCGCTGATGGGCGCCTACCGTCTGCCCCACGACGGCACCCGTGAGTGTGACGCCGCCGACGTGGCGTTGACGGTCCTCGGTGGCGGTGAGTCCTCCCGGCTGCACAACCGTCTGGTTCGCCGCGACCGTTCGGCCGTGGCCGCCGGCTTCGGGCTGCTCCGGCTGGCCGGAGCCCCCTCGCTGGGCTGGCTGGACGTGAAGACGTCGGCCGGCGTCGAGGTGCCCGACATCGAGCGGGCCGTCGACGAGGAGCTGGCCCGGTTCGCCGACGAGGGCCCCACGCCGGAGGAGATGGAGCGCGCCCAGGCGCAGCTGGAGCGCGAGTGGCTGGACCGGCTCGGCACGGTCGCAGGCCGCGCCGACGAACTGTGCCGGTACGCGGTGCTGTTCGGCGACCCTCTGCTCGCGTTCACCGCCGTCCAGCGGATCCTCTCCGTCACCGCGGAGGAGGTCAAGGCGGTCGCCCAGAACCGGCTGCGTCCGGACAACCGGGCGGTGCTGGTGTACGAACCGACCGGCAGCAAGGTTTCCGCCGCCGACGAGGACAACGACGACGCAGAGGGGGCGGACCAGTGA
- a CDS encoding pitrilysin family protein, which produces MTDAAVTMDFHPQPQPGTAKPWAFPAPDRGTLPNGLTVLRCHRPGQQVVAVEIFLNAPLDAEPEGLDGIATIMARAFSEGTDKLSAEEFAAELERCGATLDAHADHPGVRLSLEVPVSRLHKALGLLAEALRAPAFADSEVERLVRNRLDEIPHETANPARRAAKELYKQLFPADSRMSRPRQGSEETVERIDAAIVRAFYDDHVRPATSTAVIVGDLSGTDVDAVLADTLGAWTGEAAGTRSMPPVNADDTGRVVIVDRPGAVQTQLLIGRIGPDRHDRVWPAQVLGTYCLGGTLTSRLDRVLREEKGYTYGVRAFTQVLRSAPDGTGAAMLAISGSVDTASTGPALDDLWKVLRTLASEGLTDAERDVAVQNLVGVAPLKYETAAAVAGTLADQVEQHLSDDFQGQLYARLAETGTVEATAAVVSAFPVDRLVTVLVGDASQIEEPVRALGIGEVTVVNG; this is translated from the coding sequence GTGACCGACGCTGCCGTGACCATGGACTTCCACCCGCAGCCGCAGCCGGGCACCGCCAAGCCCTGGGCCTTCCCCGCTCCCGATCGCGGCACCCTGCCCAACGGGCTGACCGTGCTGCGCTGCCACCGCCCGGGCCAGCAGGTCGTCGCCGTCGAGATCTTCCTGAACGCCCCGCTGGACGCCGAGCCCGAGGGTCTCGACGGCATCGCCACGATCATGGCGCGGGCCTTCTCCGAGGGCACCGACAAGCTCTCCGCCGAGGAGTTCGCCGCAGAGCTGGAGCGCTGCGGCGCCACGCTCGACGCGCACGCCGACCACCCCGGCGTCCGGCTTTCGCTCGAGGTCCCGGTCTCCCGGCTGCACAAGGCGCTGGGCCTGCTCGCCGAGGCACTGCGCGCCCCCGCCTTCGCCGACAGCGAGGTCGAGCGGCTCGTGCGCAACCGGCTCGACGAGATCCCGCACGAGACGGCCAACCCGGCCCGCCGCGCCGCCAAGGAGCTGTACAAGCAGCTCTTCCCGGCCGACTCGCGGATGTCCCGGCCGCGTCAGGGCAGCGAGGAGACCGTGGAACGGATCGACGCCGCCATCGTCCGTGCGTTCTACGACGACCATGTACGCCCCGCCACGAGCACGGCCGTGATCGTCGGCGACCTCAGCGGCACCGACGTCGACGCCGTGCTCGCCGACACCCTGGGCGCCTGGACCGGTGAGGCGGCCGGGACCCGGTCCATGCCGCCGGTGAACGCCGACGACACCGGCCGTGTGGTGATCGTCGACCGTCCCGGCGCGGTGCAGACGCAGCTGCTGATCGGCCGGATCGGTCCGGACCGGCACGACCGGGTCTGGCCGGCCCAGGTGCTCGGCACCTACTGCCTGGGCGGTACGCTCACCTCCCGGCTGGACCGGGTGCTGCGCGAGGAGAAGGGCTACACCTACGGTGTGCGGGCCTTCACCCAGGTGCTGCGCTCCGCACCGGACGGCACGGGCGCGGCCATGCTCGCCATCAGCGGCTCGGTGGACACCGCGTCCACGGGACCGGCGCTCGACGACCTCTGGAAGGTGCTGCGGACACTCGCGTCCGAAGGCCTGACCGACGCCGAGCGCGACGTCGCCGTACAGAACCTGGTGGGGGTCGCTCCGCTGAAGTACGAGACGGCCGCGGCCGTCGCGGGCACGCTGGCCGATCAGGTCGAGCAGCACCTCTCGGACGATTTCCAGGGGCAGTTGTACGCGCGCCTCGCCGAGACCGGCACGGTGGAGGCGACCGCCGCGGTCGTCAGCGCCTTCCCGGTGGACCGTCTGGTGACGGTGCTCGTCGGTGACGCCTCGCAGATCGAGGAGCCGGTCAGGGCTCTCGGAATCGGCGAAGTGACCGTCGTCAACGGCTAG